Proteins encoded by one window of Puntigrus tetrazona isolate hp1 chromosome 25, ASM1883169v1, whole genome shotgun sequence:
- the sema7a gene encoding semaphorin-7A isoform X1, whose amino-acid sequence MWWVFLAERSRRNMIFKRQYFSVHIKGNLACFLLVYEACFHCVCCSDNPRLTLKQGYTSLSYNRNYSHTVLYHEDESNTVIAGGINHVLYFDVDSHQIVENLTLDAECGEGSCENAVTVIERLENYTFVCGTNGRQPRCWKLFSRGSSRLVVDGTAISPHTSSQNSLSLVADGDLYAAAPLYSDGTLLQFRRKAGKRINVWMYDQWLSEPTFISSFLAQRENDTLHEKIYILFREKNSDTSPEADPWISRVARVCKVDEGGPKQFLQNIWTSFLKARLVCGIPRESLYFNRLQDVFIQHADDWRDSQVYALFSSSWNSTAVCIYSLEELDNVFEHSSFKGSEAIPNPRPGTCVKQSNSIPIPNLQFIKDHPEMKNWIHPIKKETPFFTSNKNFTKIAVDRVRASDGNMHNVLLLATDNGVIFKILVNSSNAFIISETHLLNGSAPVHSMKLDSVKRKLFVGYPGQISVLDLQRCQDYNASCEECVLSRDPYCAWTAQGCTTQTRGGIQNIANGFTDVCRPKSGGRFTREVKQSSAAPLKILHHLHTGVPFYLSCPVDSNHATYKWEHDQKSIPCQKTQSECLLLIPAMSSGMYGDYKCTSHELDYTKTVREYNLFDENSRSAFNDAFKLRAQDWLMAAFVASVFYLRSL is encoded by the exons ATGTGGTGGGTGTTTCTGGCGGAAAGATCGCGAAGGAATATGATCTTCAAACGACAATATTTTTCAGTCCACATCAAGGGGAATTTGGCGTGTTTTCTGCTCGTCTATGAAGCATGCTTTCATTGCGTGTGTTGCTCCGATAATCCCAGATTAACTCTAAAGCAAG GTTATACCTCTCTTTCATACAACAGAAACTATAGCCACACAGTCTTGTACCACGAGGATGAATCGAATACTGTGATCGCAGGAGGAATAAATCATGTGTTATATTTTGATGTGGACAGCCACCAAATTGTGGAG AACTTGACTCTGGATGCAGAATGTGGTGAG GGCTCCTGTGAAAATGCAGTGACAGTAATTGAAAGATTGGAAAACTACACATTTGTATGCGGGACGAATGGAAGACAGCCACGGTGCTGGAAACTG TTTTCCAGAGGAAGCAGTCGTTTGGTTGTAGATGGTACGGCAATCTCACCTCATACAAGTTCGCAAAACTCCTTGTCGCTGGTGGCAG ATGGAGATCTCTACGCAGCAGCTCCTCTATACAGTGATGGAACCCTGCTGCAGTTTCGCAGGAAAGCTGGGAAACGAATCAATGTATGGATGTATGATCAGTGGCTCTCAG AACCCACTTTCATTTCCAGTTTTCTGGCCCAGCGTGAGAATGACACCTTACATGAGAAGATATACATCTTATTCCGTGAGAAGAACTCAGACACGAGTCCAGAAGCTGATCCGTGGATATCTAGAGTGGCCAGAGTGTGTAAG GTCGACGAGGGTGGTCCTAAACAGTTTCTCCAGAACATTTGGACCTCCTTTCTCAAAGCACGACTTGTGTGCGGGATTCCTAGAGAGTCGCTGTACTTCAACCGCCTACAGGACGTTTTCATCCAGCATGCTGACGACTGGAGGGATTCCCAGGTGTATGCGCTTTTCTCCAGCAGCTG GAACTCTACGGCTGTGTGTATTTACTCGTTGGAGGAGCTTGACAATGTTTTTGAGCATTCCTCCTTCAAAGGTTCAGAGGCCATTCCCAACCCAAGGCCAGGAACT TGTGTCAAACAAAGCAATTCCATTCCAATTCCCAACCTTCAATTCATTAAAGACCATCCAGAGATGAAGAACTGGATTCATcccattaaaaaagaaacacctTTCTTTACAAGTAATAAGAACTTCACCAAGATAGCAGTTGACCGAGTCCGAGCTTCGGATGGCAACATGCACAATGTGCTTCTGCTTGCAACAG ACAATGGAGTGATCTTTAAGATCCTGGTGAATAGCTCCAATGCCTTCATCATCTCTGAAACGCACCTGTTGAACGGTTCGGCACCCGTACATTCGATGAAACTCGACTCCGTGAAG AGGAAGCTGTTTGTAGGATATCCTGGTCAGATTTCTGTTTTAGACCTGCAGAGATGTCAAGACTACAACGCTTCCTGTGAGGAATGTGTCCTTTCCCGTGACCCATACTGCGCTTGGACTGCACAAGGCTGCACAACACAAACTAG AGGTGGAATACAGAATATTGCTAACGGATTCACTGATGTATGTCGCCCAAAATCAG gGGGAAGATTCACAAGAGAAGTGAAGCAATCCTCGGCAGCTCCGTTAAAGATTTTGCACCATTTGCACACTGGCGTTCCCTTCTATCTTTCTTGTCCTGTCGATTCCAATCACGCCACTTACAAATGGGAACATGACCAAAAGAGCATCCCGTGCCAGAAGACCCAGTCAGAATGTCTCCTCCTCATTCCAGCCATGTCGAGCGGCATGTATGGCGATTACAAATGTACATCTCACGAACTTGATTACACCAAAACTGTGAGAGAATACAACCTCTTCGATGAAAACTCAAGATCTGCCTTTAATGATGCTTTTAAGCTGAGAGCCCAGGACTGGTTAATGGCCGCATTTGTCGCTAGTGTCTTCTATCTGCGCTCGCTTTAA
- the dldh gene encoding dihydrolipoyl dehydrogenase, mitochondrial, whose protein sequence is MQTWNHLYRTLATRGQHLPNKLHGATVLSLRTYADKAPIDADVTVVGSGPGGYVAAIKAAQLGFKTVCVEKNETLGGTCLNVGCIPSKALLNNSYFYHLAHGKDFESRGIEIQGISLNLEKMMAQKSGAVKALTGGIAHLFKQNKVTHVNGFGTVTGKNQVTAKTADGEQVINTKNILIATGSEVTPFPGIEIDEDSIVSSTGALSLKKVPEELIVIGAGVIGVELGSVWQRLGAKVTAVEFLGHVGGMGIDMEISKNFQRILQKQGLKFKLSTKVMGATRRPDGKIDVAVEAAAGGKSETLACDVLLVCIGRRPFTGNLGLESVGIELDNRGRIPVNGRFQTKVPNIFAIGDVVAGPMLAHKAEDEGIICVEGMAGGAVHIDYNCVPSVIYTHPEVAWVGKTEEQLKEEGVPYKVGKFPFAANSRAKTNADTDGLVKILSHKDTDRMLGAHILGSGAGEMINEAALAMEYGASCEDVARVCHAHPTVSEAFREANLAASFGKAINF, encoded by the exons ATGCAGACCTGGAACCATCTGTACCGCACACTCGCCACG CGAGGTCAGCACCTCCCCAACAAGCTGCATGGAGCCACAGTCTTGTCGCTGAGAACGTATGCTGACAAAGCACCAA TTGATGCCGATGTCACGGTTGTGGGCTCTGGACCTGGAGGATACGTCGCCGCCATCAAAGCAGCTCAGCTTGGCTTTAAG ACAGTATGTGTGGAAAAGAACGAGACCCTCGGAGGAACGTGCTTGAACGTGGGCTGCATCCCCTCAAAG gCTTTGCTTAACAACTCGTACTTTTATCACTTGGCACACGGAAAAGATTTCGAAAGCAGAGGCATTGAAA TTCAGGGGATCTCGTTGAACCTGGAGAAGATGATGGCACAGAAGAGCGGGGCTGTCAAAGCTCTGACCGGAGGAATCGCGCACTTATTCAAACAGAACAAA GTAACTCACGTCAATGGTTTTGGAACGGTAACTGGCAAGAATCAAGTGACGGCTAAGACTGCTGACGGAGAACAGGTCATAAACACTAAGAACATCCTCATCGCTACCGGGTCAGAGGTCACCCCCTTCCCAGGCATCGAG ATTGATGAAGACAGCATTGTCTCGTCCACCGGCGCTTTGTCCCTCAAGAAGGTTCCCGAGGAGCTCATCGTGATTGGAGCTGGAGTCATTGGAGTAGAGTTG GGGTCCGTTTGGCAGAGGCTTGGTGCCAAAGTCACAGCGGTGGAGTTCCTCGGCCACGTGGGAGGAATGGGCATCGACATGGAGATCTCCAAGAACTTCCAGAGAATTCTCCAGAAGCAGGGGTTGAAGTTCAAACTGAGCACCAAGGTCATGGGCGCCACCAGGAGGCCAGACGGCAAGATCGATGTGGC TGTGGAAGCTGCAGCTGGCGGCAAGAGCGAGACGCTGGCCTGCGACGTTCTGCTGGTGTGCATTGGCCGCCGTCCCTTCACCGGGAACCTCGGCCTCGAGTCTGTCGGCATTGAACTGGATAACCGCGGGAGAATCCCCGTCAATGGCCGTTTCCAGACCAAAGTGCCCAA TATATTTGCCATCGGAGACGTTGTTGCTGGACCCATGTTGGCCCATAAAGCAGAGGATGAAGGTATCATTTGTGTCGAAGGAATGGCAGGAGGAGCCGTCCATATCGACTACAACTGTGTGCCCTCcgttatatacacacaccctGAGGTCGCCTGGGTGGGCAAGACCGAGGAACAGCTCAAAGAGGAA GGCGTGCCGTATAAGGTGGGCAAATTCCCCTTCGCGGCCAACAGCAGAGCCAAGACGAATGCTGATACAGATGGACTGGTAAAGATCCTCAGCCACAAGGACACAGACAGGATGCTGGGAGCACACATCCTGGGATCG GGGGCAGGAGAGATGATTAATGAGGCTGCATTAGCTATGGAATATGGAGCATCATGTGAGGATGTTGCAAGAGTGTGTCACGCCCATCCT acTGTATCAGAGGCCTTCAGAGAAGCTAACCTTGCTGCTTCGTTTGGAAAAGCTATAAACTTCTAG
- the sema7a gene encoding semaphorin-7A isoform X2, producing the protein MWWVFLAERSRRNMIFKRQYFSVHIKGNLACFLLVYEACFHCVCCSDNPRLTLKQGYTSLSYNRNYSHTVLYHEDESNTVIAGGINHVLYFDVDSHQIVENLTLDAECGEGSCENAVTVIERLENYTFVCGTNGRQPRCWKLMEISTQQLLYTVMEPCCSFAGKLGNESMYGCMISGSQVDEGGPKQFLQNIWTSFLKARLVCGIPRESLYFNRLQDVFIQHADDWRDSQVYALFSSSWNSTAVCIYSLEELDNVFEHSSFKGSEAIPNPRPGTCVKQSNSIPIPNLQFIKDHPEMKNWIHPIKKETPFFTSNKNFTKIAVDRVRASDGNMHNVLLLATDNGVIFKILVNSSNAFIISETHLLNGSAPVHSMKLDSVKRKLFVGYPGQISVLDLQRCQDYNASCEECVLSRDPYCAWTAQGCTTQTRGGIQNIANGFTDVCRPKSGGRFTREVKQSSAAPLKILHHLHTGVPFYLSCPVDSNHATYKWEHDQKSIPCQKTQSECLLLIPAMSSGMYGDYKCTSHELDYTKTVREYNLFDENSRSAFNDAFKLRAQDWLMAAFVASVFYLRSL; encoded by the exons ATGTGGTGGGTGTTTCTGGCGGAAAGATCGCGAAGGAATATGATCTTCAAACGACAATATTTTTCAGTCCACATCAAGGGGAATTTGGCGTGTTTTCTGCTCGTCTATGAAGCATGCTTTCATTGCGTGTGTTGCTCCGATAATCCCAGATTAACTCTAAAGCAAG GTTATACCTCTCTTTCATACAACAGAAACTATAGCCACACAGTCTTGTACCACGAGGATGAATCGAATACTGTGATCGCAGGAGGAATAAATCATGTGTTATATTTTGATGTGGACAGCCACCAAATTGTGGAG AACTTGACTCTGGATGCAGAATGTGGTGAG GGCTCCTGTGAAAATGCAGTGACAGTAATTGAAAGATTGGAAAACTACACATTTGTATGCGGGACGAATGGAAGACAGCCACGGTGCTGGAAACTG ATGGAGATCTCTACGCAGCAGCTCCTCTATACAGTGATGGAACCCTGCTGCAGTTTCGCAGGAAAGCTGGGAAACGAATCAATGTATGGATGTATGATCAGTGGCTCTCAG GTCGACGAGGGTGGTCCTAAACAGTTTCTCCAGAACATTTGGACCTCCTTTCTCAAAGCACGACTTGTGTGCGGGATTCCTAGAGAGTCGCTGTACTTCAACCGCCTACAGGACGTTTTCATCCAGCATGCTGACGACTGGAGGGATTCCCAGGTGTATGCGCTTTTCTCCAGCAGCTG GAACTCTACGGCTGTGTGTATTTACTCGTTGGAGGAGCTTGACAATGTTTTTGAGCATTCCTCCTTCAAAGGTTCAGAGGCCATTCCCAACCCAAGGCCAGGAACT TGTGTCAAACAAAGCAATTCCATTCCAATTCCCAACCTTCAATTCATTAAAGACCATCCAGAGATGAAGAACTGGATTCATcccattaaaaaagaaacacctTTCTTTACAAGTAATAAGAACTTCACCAAGATAGCAGTTGACCGAGTCCGAGCTTCGGATGGCAACATGCACAATGTGCTTCTGCTTGCAACAG ACAATGGAGTGATCTTTAAGATCCTGGTGAATAGCTCCAATGCCTTCATCATCTCTGAAACGCACCTGTTGAACGGTTCGGCACCCGTACATTCGATGAAACTCGACTCCGTGAAG AGGAAGCTGTTTGTAGGATATCCTGGTCAGATTTCTGTTTTAGACCTGCAGAGATGTCAAGACTACAACGCTTCCTGTGAGGAATGTGTCCTTTCCCGTGACCCATACTGCGCTTGGACTGCACAAGGCTGCACAACACAAACTAG AGGTGGAATACAGAATATTGCTAACGGATTCACTGATGTATGTCGCCCAAAATCAG gGGGAAGATTCACAAGAGAAGTGAAGCAATCCTCGGCAGCTCCGTTAAAGATTTTGCACCATTTGCACACTGGCGTTCCCTTCTATCTTTCTTGTCCTGTCGATTCCAATCACGCCACTTACAAATGGGAACATGACCAAAAGAGCATCCCGTGCCAGAAGACCCAGTCAGAATGTCTCCTCCTCATTCCAGCCATGTCGAGCGGCATGTATGGCGATTACAAATGTACATCTCACGAACTTGATTACACCAAAACTGTGAGAGAATACAACCTCTTCGATGAAAACTCAAGATCTGCCTTTAATGATGCTTTTAAGCTGAGAGCCCAGGACTGGTTAATGGCCGCATTTGTCGCTAGTGTCTTCTATCTGCGCTCGCTTTAA